In Pseudonocardia sp. C8, one genomic interval encodes:
- a CDS encoding tetratricopeptide repeat protein yields MTTASPDQVASSAAHLADTGRRSDAERHLRAALAEHPQHVTLLRVLSAVLLRDATDDDRVEGLAAAEQVCALEPGREDGHRLRSLHLSGLGRHAEAVEAGFRSVTLAPDDAGAATGYARVLQRSGRLHDALQVAHRVVALAPQQAASHALLADVASDLGRRRLARDAYAETLRLDPGHAAARHDLAVLDSHERHPARALRGLIDAGRLAPDEPLVLQNVAAVLWQLAWRLRILLLLGVFVVIGVWSGTGAAAVPTRIAAAGVLVAAAALMRWETRTVPAGSGAVLRAAVRGDGPLAVTTAGLGIALLLYLAVAVTGVGFLAAGVWAVLLLLAVIAVVVGLVRTRRRR; encoded by the coding sequence GTGACCACCGCGTCCCCGGACCAGGTCGCGTCGAGCGCGGCGCACCTGGCCGACACCGGCCGCCGATCCGACGCCGAACGGCACCTGCGGGCCGCGCTGGCCGAGCACCCGCAGCATGTGACGCTGCTGCGGGTGCTGTCCGCCGTGCTGCTGCGTGACGCCACCGACGACGACCGGGTCGAGGGCCTGGCCGCGGCCGAGCAGGTGTGCGCGCTGGAACCCGGGCGGGAGGACGGGCACCGGCTGCGGTCCCTGCACCTGTCCGGGCTGGGCCGGCACGCCGAGGCCGTGGAGGCCGGCTTCCGGTCGGTGACGCTCGCCCCGGACGACGCCGGCGCCGCCACCGGCTACGCCCGCGTGCTGCAACGGTCCGGCCGGCTCCACGACGCGCTCCAGGTCGCGCACCGGGTCGTCGCGCTGGCACCGCAGCAGGCGGCCTCGCACGCGCTGCTGGCCGACGTGGCGAGCGACCTGGGCCGGCGCCGGCTCGCCCGGGACGCCTACGCCGAGACGCTGCGCCTCGATCCCGGGCACGCCGCGGCCCGGCACGACCTCGCCGTCCTCGACTCCCACGAGCGGCACCCGGCGCGGGCGCTGCGCGGGCTGATCGACGCCGGCCGGCTGGCCCCGGACGAGCCGCTCGTCCTGCAGAACGTGGCCGCCGTGCTGTGGCAGCTGGCGTGGCGGCTGCGGATCCTGCTGCTCCTCGGGGTGTTCGTCGTGATCGGGGTGTGGTCCGGGACCGGTGCGGCGGCGGTGCCGACCCGGATCGCCGCGGCCGGGGTGCTGGTCGCGGCGGCCGCGCTGATGCGGTGGGAGACCCGGACCGTGCCGGCCGGCAGCGGAGCGGTGCTGCGGGCCGCGGTGCGCGGCGACGGGCCGCTCGCCGTCACCACGGCCGGGCTCGGCATCGCGCTGCTGCTCTACCTGGCGGTCGCCGTCACCGGGGTGGGGTTCCTCGCGGCCGGGGTGTGGGCGGTGCTCCTGCTGCTGGCCGTGATCGCCGTCGTCGTGGGCCTGGTCCGGACCCGGCGGCGGCGTTAG